The Verrucomicrobiota bacterium genomic sequence CTTCGAATATAGAGTAAAAAGAGCCTCATCCTGATGATGCTAAGATAACGTATGGAAACTCTAGAAAAATAAAATGATTCAGATAAAATGAAGCAGAGAATGATGAAAATAAAACAATTGATAGTCTTAATGGTTTTGCTAATTCCTTGCATGGCTCAAGCCCATGATGAGGGTGTCAGCGTTGGTTTCTTGCCGGGGTTAACTCACCCTGTTCTGGGACTCGACCATTTACTAGCGATGATCTCCGTAGGAATCCTCAGTGCACAGATGGGGGGGAAAGCCATTTGGATAGTTCCTTCCGCCTTTGTCGTTCTTATGCTTGTAGGTGGTGTGATGGGTATGAATTACATTTCACTATTTTCCGTGGAATTGGGTATCGCTGTGTCGGTGCTAGTGCTCGGCATAGCTATTGCGGCGGAGAAGAAGCTTCCCACCTTATTGGCGATTATTGCAGTTGGTTTTTTCGCACTGTTCCACGGTCATGCACATGGAACCGAAATGCCTGAAATAGCCACACCTTTACCCTATGCCTCAGGATTTATTACCGGCACAGCATTAATACACGTAGCAGGCGTTGTTATTGGAATCGTCTCAAAGAGATTTTCTGCAGGACCTCAACTTTTGCGCTATATGGGTGCGGCAATTGCGGGAATTGGGTTTCATATCATAGTGGCGTAAAACCTAAGCAAAGCTACTATCTCTAATACAAGGTTCCATAAAAAAGACACCTGTAAGAAAAGTTATGACTCCGTAATCATCTGAAGATTGGCCATATTTTCTTTCATGACAGTTAAGAAGTCTTTGCCTTTTCCTGGCCTATTCCCACAGGGATCAAAGACTAAACTTTTTATACCCATTTCATCTAGCTTAGACACAGATTTTTTCAGAGGCTCTCCCTCCCAAATCATGTACTTAAACTTATTTTGATCATGTAATTTTTTGAATGCCTCCCAACTCTCTTCCTCAGGATAAGTCTCAGGCTCCCATAATACCTCTACCAAATTAAGTCCATAACGTCTTTTGAAGTATTGGTAAACTGGGTGGGAGGCGACTAGAGACACTTCTTTACTAACGGATGCTATCTTTGCCATCTTTTTATCGAGATCCATGAGATCTCTTTCTAGGGCTTGAAAATTTTCATCGAACTCGCCGCCTTTTTCCGGGAAG encodes the following:
- a CDS encoding HupE/UreJ family protein encodes the protein MMKIKQLIVLMVLLIPCMAQAHDEGVSVGFLPGLTHPVLGLDHLLAMISVGILSAQMGGKAIWIVPSAFVVLMLVGGVMGMNYISLFSVELGIAVSVLVLGIAIAAEKKLPTLLAIIAVGFFALFHGHAHGTEMPEIATPLPYASGFITGTALIHVAGVVIGIVSKRFSAGPQLLRYMGAAIAGIGFHIIVA